A genomic segment from Verrucomicrobiia bacterium encodes:
- a CDS encoding sulfatase, with product MQRTLIAVLFLAVCLTRLQAANAQKPNILFILTDDQRWNTMGCAGNPIIQTPNMDALAKEGVRFRQAFATTAICAASRASLLTGLYERTHRYTFSTPPIQDAHTDISYPVQLRQAGYRTGLIGKFGVDVSQGRATKDMFDYFVPLNRNPYIKKQPDGSEKHLTDIAFEKAVEFLDKTDKSKPWCLSLNFNEPHAEDNDPKQYFWPKTEDNLYRDITIPQVKTMAAEYFEANPEFLKNSESRIRYNWRFDETGKYQEMVKGYYRMISGVDRVIGQVRAELTKRGMAENTIIIFTSDNGYFLGERGFADKWYLYEHSVRVPMIIMDPKAPAIRRGETVDLMALNVDIAPTILSFAGVKVPSLMQGRSLIPLLNGKAPTDWRTDFFYEHLFDRHNIPKSEGVRTERWSYIRWFEQTPVVEELYDHQVDFEEVNNLLKDPAYASVLEQMRKRTDQLRDQYGGVFKPWLKPEPKGKAKKAKAE from the coding sequence ATGCAGCGAACTCTAATCGCCGTTTTATTTTTGGCCGTTTGTCTGACGCGATTGCAGGCGGCTAATGCCCAAAAACCCAACATCCTCTTCATCCTCACCGATGACCAGCGGTGGAACACAATGGGTTGCGCGGGCAATCCGATCATCCAGACGCCGAATATGGATGCGCTCGCGAAGGAAGGGGTGCGTTTCCGTCAGGCGTTTGCCACCACGGCCATTTGCGCGGCGAGCCGCGCTTCGTTGCTCACGGGTCTCTATGAGCGCACGCATCGTTATACGTTCAGCACGCCACCCATCCAGGATGCGCATACGGACATCAGCTATCCGGTGCAATTGCGTCAGGCCGGGTATCGCACGGGCTTGATCGGCAAGTTCGGCGTGGATGTCTCACAAGGTCGCGCGACGAAGGACATGTTCGATTACTTCGTGCCGTTGAACCGGAATCCCTACATCAAGAAGCAACCGGATGGATCGGAGAAGCATCTGACGGATATCGCATTCGAGAAAGCAGTGGAATTCCTCGATAAAACGGACAAGAGCAAGCCTTGGTGCCTCTCACTGAACTTCAATGAGCCGCATGCGGAGGATAATGATCCCAAACAATACTTCTGGCCGAAGACGGAAGATAATCTTTATCGCGATATCACGATTCCGCAAGTGAAGACGATGGCTGCGGAATATTTTGAGGCGAATCCCGAGTTCCTGAAAAACTCGGAGAGCCGTATCCGCTATAACTGGCGCTTCGACGAGACCGGCAAATATCAGGAGATGGTGAAAGGGTATTACCGCATGATCAGCGGCGTGGATCGCGTCATCGGGCAAGTGCGCGCGGAACTCACCAAGCGCGGTATGGCGGAGAACACGATCATCATTTTCACCAGTGATAATGGGTATTTCCTCGGCGAACGCGGTTTCGCGGACAAGTGGTATCTCTACGAGCATTCCGTGCGCGTGCCCATGATCATCATGGACCCGAAAGCACCCGCGATCCGTCGCGGTGAGACGGTGGATCTCATGGCGTTGAACGTGGACATCGCGCCGACCATCCTGAGCTTTGCGGGAGTGAAAGTGCCCTCCCTCATGCAAGGCCGCAGCCTCATCCCGCTGCTCAACGGCAAAGCGCCGACGGATTGGCGCACAGATTTCTTTTACGAACATCTCTTCGACCGGCACAACATTCCGAAAAGCGAGGGCGTGCGCACGGAGCGCTGGTCTTACATCCGCTGGTTCGAGCAGACGCCGGTGGTGGAAGAACTCTACGATCATCAGGTGGACTTCGAAGAGGTGAACAATCTCCTCAAAGACCCGGCCTATGCGAGTGTACTGGAGCAGATGCGGAAGCGGACGGACCAATTGCGCGATCAATACGGCGGCGTATTCAAGCCTTGGCTGAAACCGGAGCCGAAAGGGAAAGCCAAGAAAGCGAAGGCGGAGTAA
- a CDS encoding peptide ABC transporter substrate-binding protein: MVSVTANRKQANGIRQWAVLACVTLAALMMASCSQHKERADLIIMNGAEPESLDPAIVTGQPDGRVAGALFEGLTRFNPKNAKPIPGLAERWDIAEDGQTYTFYLRTNAVWSTGEPITAEDVVYSWRRALDPLTASDYAGQLYYVKNGENFNTGKTNAATGKRYTKEDVGVNAVDTHTVKVDLEGPTPFFLDLCAFRTLAVVPRQAIEKHKDRWLMVHPVPTSGPFTLEFWRIHDRIRVRKNPRYWDAQNIQSELIDLLPAESSTTALNLYETGEADVIWDKNLIPSELMDVLKGREYVHTYDYLGTYFIRFNVTKPPFNDVRVRKALTLVLDKERIVKNITKSGEKPASCLTPPGMEGYTSPEGLGRDQELARKLLAEAGYPGGKGFPTFNYLFNTSEMHKQIAVELQAMWKKELGINMELRQVEWKVYLSDQSKMQYDTSRSSWIGDYVDPNTFLDMFMSNNGNNRTGWKSPKYDDLIRQANQERDATKRAKLLHDAEVLLVREDPPIAPLFFYVGVNIFDPAVVEGVHQNLLDEHPLWPLRRKAGAPKPGTKPTEAR, from the coding sequence ATGGTATCTGTGACCGCCAACCGCAAGCAGGCAAACGGGATACGGCAATGGGCCGTGCTCGCGTGCGTGACATTGGCGGCGCTTATGATGGCGAGTTGCAGCCAGCACAAGGAACGCGCGGATCTCATCATCATGAATGGCGCGGAGCCGGAGTCGCTAGACCCGGCGATCGTGACCGGTCAGCCCGATGGCCGCGTGGCCGGTGCACTCTTTGAGGGATTAACACGTTTCAACCCCAAGAACGCGAAGCCCATTCCTGGACTCGCGGAGAGATGGGACATCGCTGAGGACGGACAGACTTACACCTTTTACCTGCGCACGAACGCCGTCTGGTCCACCGGTGAACCGATCACGGCGGAGGATGTCGTGTATTCCTGGCGGCGTGCCTTGGACCCGCTGACTGCCAGCGATTACGCCGGGCAGCTCTATTACGTGAAGAACGGTGAGAATTTTAACACCGGCAAGACCAATGCCGCCACTGGCAAACGTTACACGAAAGAAGATGTAGGCGTGAACGCGGTGGACACGCATACCGTGAAAGTGGACCTCGAAGGCCCCACGCCCTTTTTCCTCGATCTGTGCGCCTTCCGCACCTTGGCCGTGGTGCCGCGGCAGGCGATCGAGAAGCACAAAGACCGCTGGCTCATGGTGCATCCGGTGCCCACGAGCGGACCGTTCACACTGGAATTCTGGCGCATCCATGATCGCATCCGCGTGCGCAAGAATCCGCGCTATTGGGACGCGCAGAACATCCAGAGTGAACTCATCGATTTGTTGCCCGCCGAATCCTCCACCACCGCGCTGAACCTCTACGAAACCGGCGAAGCCGACGTTATCTGGGACAAGAACCTCATCCCGAGCGAGCTGATGGATGTGTTGAAGGGACGCGAGTACGTTCACACCTACGATTATCTCGGCACCTATTTCATCCGCTTCAACGTGACGAAGCCGCCCTTCAACGATGTGCGGGTACGCAAGGCATTGACGCTCGTGCTCGATAAGGAACGTATCGTCAAAAACATCACCAAGAGCGGGGAAAAACCGGCAAGCTGCCTGACCCCGCCGGGCATGGAAGGCTACACCTCGCCCGAAGGCTTGGGGCGCGATCAGGAACTGGCGCGCAAGCTACTGGCCGAAGCAGGCTATCCGGGCGGCAAAGGTTTCCCGACCTTCAACTACCTTTTCAACACCAGCGAGATGCACAAGCAGATCGCGGTGGAATTGCAGGCCATGTGGAAGAAGGAGCTGGGCATCAACATGGAACTCCGTCAGGTGGAGTGGAAGGTGTATCTCTCCGACCAGAGCAAGATGCAGTATGATACCAGCCGCAGCAGCTGGATCGGGGATTACGTGGATCCGAACACGTTCCTGGACATGTTCATGAGCAATAACGGCAACAACCGCACCGGTTGGAAAAGCCCGAAGTATGACGATCTCATCCGCCAGGCGAATCAGGAACGTGATGCGACCAAACGCGCGAAACTCCTGCACGACGCCGAAGTGTTGCTGGTGCGTGAAGACCCGCCGATCGCGCCGCTGTTCTTCTATGTAGGCGTGAATATCTTTGATCCCGCCGTGGTCGAGGGCGTGCATCAGAACCTGCTGGATGAACATCCGCTCTGGCCCTTACGCCGGAAAGCGGGCGCTCCCAAACCTGGAACTAAACCGACGGAGGCGAGGTAA
- a CDS encoding ABC transporter permease has translation MYYLKRIAFLVPLLLIISFLAFALVRVAPGGPFDKERAPASPEIEKNIKEKYHLDKPLLQQYWIYLKGLMKGDFGPSLKYRNHSVNDIIAQGLPVSLTLGIMAFLLAQGFGIPLGFLTAVKKGGIIDYGGSFIALLAICIPGFVVGPLLVLIFSIHFGWFPVGMWETPMHAVLPTIALGLYFGGKVARLMREGMLNTLTSEFITTARAKGLSETQVLVKHAFRIAVLPVVSYSGPLLADLLVGSFVVENIFRVPGIGVFLVNSSLNRDYTMVVGLVLLYAVLLLVLNLVVDFAYGLLDRRVKME, from the coding sequence ATGTATTACCTGAAACGAATCGCGTTCTTGGTGCCGCTGCTGCTGATCATCAGCTTCCTGGCGTTCGCATTGGTGCGCGTGGCTCCCGGCGGTCCGTTTGACAAAGAACGCGCCCCGGCTTCGCCTGAGATAGAGAAGAATATCAAGGAGAAGTACCACTTGGATAAACCTCTGCTGCAGCAGTATTGGATTTATTTGAAAGGTTTGATGAAGGGTGATTTCGGGCCTTCGCTCAAGTACCGCAATCATTCGGTGAACGACATCATCGCCCAAGGGCTGCCGGTGTCTTTAACATTGGGCATCATGGCCTTCCTGCTGGCGCAAGGGTTCGGTATTCCGCTGGGCTTCCTGACGGCGGTGAAGAAAGGCGGCATCATAGATTACGGCGGCAGCTTCATCGCTTTGCTGGCCATCTGTATCCCGGGGTTTGTGGTGGGGCCATTGCTGGTGCTGATCTTTTCCATCCATTTCGGCTGGTTCCCTGTGGGTATGTGGGAGACGCCGATGCATGCGGTTCTACCCACGATAGCGCTCGGCCTTTACTTTGGCGGCAAGGTCGCTCGGCTCATGCGCGAGGGCATGCTGAATACCCTGACCTCTGAATTCATAACGACGGCGCGCGCCAAGGGCTTGAGCGAGACGCAAGTGCTGGTGAAGCACGCCTTTCGCATCGCCGTGCTGCCTGTGGTTTCCTACAGCGGCCCCTTGCTGGCCGATCTATTGGTGGGTTCTTTCGTGGTGGAAAACATTTTCCGCGTGCCGGGCATCGGGGTGTTCTTGGTGAACAGCTCCTTGAACCGTGACTACACCATGGTGGTTGGTCTGGTGCTTTTATACGCCGTCCTGCTGCTGGTGCTGAACTTGGTGGTGGACTTCGCCTATGGGCTGCTGGACCGCCGCGTAAAGATGGAATAA